The genomic segment GAAGTCGATCGCCTCGCTCAAGGACGAGCTGGCCGGTCTGCGCACGGGGCGCGCCAGCGCCAGCCTGCTCGAGCCGATCACGGTTGAGGCCTATGGCTCGCGCATGCCGCTCAACCAGGTGGCTACGGTTACTGTTCCCGAGCCGCGCATGCTCAGCGTTCAGGTGTGGGATCGCTCCATGGCCGGCGCGGTCGAACGCGCCATCCGCGATAGTGGCCTCGGCCTCAATCCGGCCAGCGAAGGCGCCGTGATCCGCGTGCCGCTGCCCGAATTGAACCAGGAGCGCCGCAAGGAACTCACAAAGGTCGCGCACAACTATGCCGAGCAGGCGCGCGTTGCCGTCCGGCACATCCGTCGCGACGGCATGGACCTGCTCAAGAAGCTCGAGAAGGATGGCACGATCAGCCAGGACGACAGCCGCG from the Youhaiella tibetensis genome contains:
- the frr gene encoding ribosome recycling factor, with translation MAETFSLEALKTRMQKSIASLKDELAGLRTGRASASLLEPITVEAYGSRMPLNQVATVTVPEPRMLSVQVWDRSMAGAVERAIRDSGLGLNPASEGAVIRVPLPELNQERRKELTKVAHNYAEQARVAVRHIRRDGMDLLKKLEKDGTISQDDSRVKADQVQKATDSSVAEIDQILSVKEQEIMQV